Part of the Pseudobacteriovorax antillogorgiicola genome, TTTGCCGCTAACCGAGTGGTCTTCTAACCAGTTCGTGAGTCCATCCTGGCAAGAATTGCAACACACTTGTCAGGATCGGCTTCACTCTCAATTTTTTTTGAATTCTTGATCTATTAAGATGCTCACCTAAACTCTACAGCTAGAAACATATTCCGATTACAATTCGATCAGGTCACTCCCAATCTATAGAAAGCAGAACTTTAGCAAGGGCACATATCTTGCGGTGGCTCTTGTGTTCAAAACTTGTCGATGGAGGCAACCTCTTGATCCAGCTATTAGTTTCGTTTAGTATCGGCTTCTTATTAGCAGGAATTTTTGCCTGCACGACTAAGACCCGTGAAAGCAATCAAAGAACGGTGGAACCACCTGCCAGCTCCGAAGACCTTAACCAAGAGGACTCGATACCAAAGATGGATTCAGGAGGTGTACCACCAAGCGAATCACCTGAGGAGGATGAAATTAGTTTTTCTCATACTCGGGGAACAAAGATTATCGATCACAATGGTCGAGAAGTTTTTCTGAACGGTATCAATCTCGGTAACTGGCTCGTTTGGGAAGGTTATTTGATGATGGACGACTTTAAGTATCGCACCCACACCCAGTTTTTTAACTCTCTAGCGACTGCGCTCGGGAGTGTAGAACGCGCTGCTGAATTTGAACACCAATGGCGTCTTAGTTATGTTGATGAGAGAGCGATTCGTGAGCTTGCTGACTTAGGATTTAATAGTGTCCGGGTTCCATTTAACTATAAGCTTTTCTGGGATGGTACTGAACTGACAAATGATGGCTTTCAATACATCGATCAACTTCTTACGTTCTGTAAGACTCATGAGATCTATGTGCTCCTGGATCTTCATGGTGCTCCCGGGTATCAAAATCCGGGGGATCATGCCGATAACCATCTTTCGAATGAATTACAACCCAGAGAATCTGTTCAATTCTGGGATGACGACAACGTTGCCTTGACTGGCAAGATCTGGCAGCACATCGCTCGATACTATCGAGATGAACCTTATATCCTCGGCTATGACTTGATCAACGAACCGGTGCCCCAGGCTGGACGAGAATTTGAGCTTCTACCATCACTGATAGCAATAACGAAGGCGATTCGAGAAGTCGACCCTAATCATGTCATCGTCGCCGAGGGCAGCTGGTGGGCTTCTGATTTAACAAAACTCGACTGGCTCGATCCCCAGGTTCAACAGGAGACAGGAGTAAGAGCTGCTTGGGACCACAATCTGATCTATCAGATTCACCACTATGGCCCTGCTGAGGAAACCTTCGGCCGGGAAGAAATCACAAATCGACTCAATATACCTTTGATTATTGGTGAGTTCGGAGAAAGTGACAACGGCAATCTACGAGCCATTGCAAACTGGGCTGGCGAATCACTTGCTGGGGCGTTTCCTTGGTCTTTCAAAAAAATGTCTCATGACAGGACTCTGTGGACAATTCCAAGCAACGTTGCTTACGAAAGAGTCAAAACCTTTATCAATGACGGCGGCTCGCCCCCGATTG contains:
- a CDS encoding glycoside hydrolase family 5 protein, encoding MIQLLVSFSIGFLLAGIFACTTKTRESNQRTVEPPASSEDLNQEDSIPKMDSGGVPPSESPEEDEISFSHTRGTKIIDHNGREVFLNGINLGNWLVWEGYLMMDDFKYRTHTQFFNSLATALGSVERAAEFEHQWRLSYVDERAIRELADLGFNSVRVPFNYKLFWDGTELTNDGFQYIDQLLTFCKTHEIYVLLDLHGAPGYQNPGDHADNHLSNELQPRESVQFWDDDNVALTGKIWQHIARYYRDEPYILGYDLINEPVPQAGREFELLPSLIAITKAIREVDPNHVIVAEGSWWASDLTKLDWLDPQVQQETGVRAAWDHNLIYQIHHYGPAEETFGREEITNRLNIPLIIGEFGESDNGNLRAIANWAGESLAGAFPWSFKKMSHDRTLWTIPSNVAYERVKTFINDGGSPPIDAFDDMMRFARENIRNGHPSHIWHQDFYDAVKP